One Triticum dicoccoides isolate Atlit2015 ecotype Zavitan chromosome 5B, WEW_v2.0, whole genome shotgun sequence genomic window carries:
- the LOC119305527 gene encoding replication factor A protein 1-like codes for MHINTTLLADVIGIATYIGHIEETHTTHGISKIRDIVLRIEDQKINIRLWGNKVGQIDEDSLGRVVIVTSTNVRKLKEYSLSSTGATRVYIDLDIPETNELQTRYCLQNDMVEEIEPEAHLQGTIQEQMLYNRRTLKEITEITYESEKQEKFYTAEAMIKSINTSDEWYYIGCRKCNKKVQKQGNHFYCPKCEKEPEKICPRYKLKLEICDLSATTTCTMFEAEAKKLIKQSASVLIERDDCDIHEQAKQIQKICGQRLIFQFRLNDYNLKYGYQEYTVHRIFFIDSEKDTSVNHSNVEQMEDDKPILTDTKKTRRTRNTRHVVHSDEESENLDSQEKDEFISVVDKESKKKGIQKDSHEQADKLSVMKTIKQEPEDGEPTINRTKRGRRSSTTHVVHLDEEPKTESSQEIMKSKSMEAGPKRKRAVTRKCAGIDSKQVKNDREEESEHAGTEEHNDSRPRTRRSCVNKELMNKEIQKCGVSRTRKSNR; via the exons atgcatattaataccactTTATTAGCAGACGTCATTGGCATAGCAACTTACATAGGacatattgaagaaacacacaCAACCCATGGGATTTCAAAGATTCGAGATATTGTGCTTCGGATTGA GGATCAAAAAATTAATATTAGACTATGGGGTAATaaggttggtcaaattgatgaaGATTCATTGGGGCGTGTGGTCATCGTAACATCAACTAATGTTAGAAAACTCAAAG AGTACTCGCTGTCATCTACAGGTGCGACCAGAGTTTACATCGATTTGGATATCCCTGAAACAAATGAGCTTCAAACGAG GTATTGCTTGCAAAATGATATGGTAGAAGAAATAGAGCCGGAAGCCCATTTGCAAGGCACAATTCAAGAACAGATGCTCTATAACAGAAGAACCCTAAAAGAAATAACTGAAATTACATATGAATCTGAAAAACAG GAAAAGTTCTATACTGCAGAAGCAATGATTAAGTCAATTAATACATCAGATGAGTGGTACTACATAGGATGCCGTAAATGCAACAAAAAAGTACAGAAACAAGGGAACCACTTCTACTGTCCGAAATGTGAAAAAGAACCTGAGAAGATATGTCCAAG GTACAAACTGAAACTAGAGATATGTGATCTCAGTGCAACAACAACTTGCACCATGTTTGAGGCAGAAGCAAAAAAATTGATTAAGCAATCTGCAAGTGTTTTGATAGAGAGGGATGATTGTGATATCCATGAGcaggcaaaacaaatccagaaaataTGTGGGCAGAGATTGATTTTTCAATTCAGATTGAATGACTATAATTTGAAGTACGGTTATCAAGAATACACTGTTCATAGAATCTTTTTCATAGATTCTGAAAAAGATACATCAGTAAATCATTCAAATGTTGAGCAG ATGGAGGATGATAAACCCATTCTAACAGACACTAAAAAGACTAGGAGGACTAGGAACACACGTCATGTTGTACATTCTGATGAAGAATCAGAAAATCTGGATAGTCAAGAGAAAGATGAATTCATATCTGTTGTTGATAAGGAATCTAAGAAAAAGGGAATTCAAAAAGATAGCCAT GAGCAAGCGGACAAGTTATCCGTTATGAAAACTATAAAGCAAGAACCAGAGGATGGTGAACCCACTATTAACCGGACTAAAAGGGGTAGGAGAAGTAGCACAACTCATGTTGTACACCTTGATGAAGAACCAAAAACTGAAAGTAGTCAAGAAATAATGAAATCAAAATCTATGGAAGCAGGCCCCAAGAGGAAACGCGCCGTAACTCGCAAATGTGCTGGTATCGATAGCAAACAAGTAAAGAATGACCGTGAAGAAGAATCAGAACATGCAGGTACTGAGGAGCACAATGATTCAAGGCCTAGGACAAGGCGTAGTTGTGTCAATAAAGAATTGATGAACAAAGAGATTCAGAAGTGTGGTGTATCAAGAACTCGAAAGTCAAATCGTTGA